The region CGGTCTAGACGATGACCGGCGACCAGTCGGGCCGCTTGGGCCCATCGGGAATATGCGAGACGTACAGGAAGGAGGAAGTGTCGATGGTCAATGATGCCGTGTCGAACACGGGCATGCTGGCGCCGGGCGGCAACCAGGCGTGGCCGATGCCATGGCAGACATTGCAGTCGCTGTGCGCCTTGGCCTTGGCGTTCAGGTCCTTGCCGGCGTCGGCTTGTGGTT is a window of Janthinobacterium sp. J1-1 DNA encoding:
- the czcI gene encoding cation efflux protein, CzcI family, with the protein product MKKFFLLLLLFVLPLQMSWAAASAYCLHEEGKAAQHPGHHSHQHKASAGDEPQADAGKDLNAKAKAHSDCNVCHGIGHAWLPPGASMPVFDTASLTIDTSSFLYVSHIPDGPKRPDWSPVIV